Proteins from one Desulfonema limicola genomic window:
- a CDS encoding NB-ARC domain-containing protein has translation MKKWIINDRCTLVAVLGIRGVGKTKLSLKLCSGGIGKTDLSLKLAQEIENEFDYLVWRKLLNALSAQDILEDILKFLCDPSKTLIPETFDKQLGLLNQHLKKYRCLIILDNAESILKSGSAGEFREGYEEYEQIFQLMGQGTHKSCLLLTSREKPRCIAHMEGKNRPVRTMNLKGLEQRDGQKIFNEIGRFTGSDNDWAKIVAAYDGNPLQWNWLPGILTRFFLVIFRNFLNTEHPYLKILKIYLNGM, from the coding sequence TTGAAAAAGTGGATCATAAATGACCGGTGTACTCTGGTGGCTGTCCTGGGAATACGAGGGGTTGGCAAGACAAAACTGTCTTTGAAATTGTGTTCTGGCGGTATTGGTAAAACTGACCTCTCTTTAAAACTTGCACAGGAAATTGAAAACGAATTTGATTATCTTGTCTGGCGTAAACTGCTGAATGCGCTGTCAGCTCAGGATATTCTTGAGGATATTCTCAAATTTCTATGCGACCCTTCAAAAACCCTTATACCTGAAACCTTTGACAAGCAGCTTGGTCTGTTGAATCAGCATTTAAAAAAATATCGCTGTCTTATCATCCTTGATAATGCGGAATCCATACTTAAAAGCGGATCTGCTGGAGAATTTCGGGAAGGTTATGAGGAATATGAGCAGATATTTCAATTAATGGGACAGGGGACTCATAAAAGCTGCCTGCTTTTAACATCCAGAGAAAAACCCCGCTGTATTGCCCATATGGAAGGAAAAAACCGTCCGGTTCGTACCATGAATTTAAAAGGTCTGGAACAAAGGGACGGGCAGAAAATTTTTAATGAAATCGGTCGGTTTACAGGCTCGGACAATGACTGGGCAAAGATTGTAGCAGCATATGACGGTAATCCCTTGCAATGGAACTGGCTGCCAGGCATATTAACGAGGTTTTTTTTGGTGATATTTCGGAATTTCTTAAACACGGAACACCCGTATTTGAAGATCTTAAAGATTTACTTAAATGGCATGTGA